The Fluviispira sanaruensis sequence GGTTTTGGCGCTTTGGCAGGTGAATGGTCACAAGATATTCTTGGGGTTCTATTTGTTCATTCTATTTACCCACAACATGCGCCTGAAAAATCATTTTTTTATAGAGTTATGTTAGGGGGAGATAGAAATCCAAATATTAACTTGCTAACGAATGAACAATTATTAGAACTCAGTAAACAAAGACTTAAAGAAATAAATATTATTACAGATAAAACGGAGTTTGATTTTACGGAAGTAATTAAATGGGATAATTACATTCCACTCTCTACTGAACTACAAGATAAAGTGCTGCAATCGATTTGGCAACTTGAAGCAATTATACCTGGTTTATTTTTTGCTGGTAATTACATAAAAGGTCCCGCAGTGCCTGATTGTATACTTCAAGCTAACGAAACTGCCGAAAAAGTGATGCATTATATCGACAAAATTTAACGATAATTTTAACGATAATTTTAACGAACTTCATTCCAAGAAGTGATAATTCTATTTACAAGACCATATTCTTGCGCTTCTTGTGCTGTCATCCAATAATCTCGTTCAATATCCTTCCGTACACGATCCAATGGCTGTTTTGTTTCTTTATTGTATAGTTCTGCTATTTTTTCGCGTGTTCTTAGTATTTCTTTTGCATGAATTTCAATATCAGAAGCCTGTCCTTGTATGTTTCCACCTATCAAAGGTTGGTGAATAAGTAAACGTGCGTTGGGAAGAGAATATCTATGTTTTGTCTCTGCAGCAAGTAAAATAACTGTTGCAATACTAGCAGCTAAACCGGTAACAATAATTTTTACTTCAGGCCGGATAAACCGAATGGTATCGTAGATACCGAATCCAGAGTTGACTTCTCCGCCTGGACT is a genomic window containing:
- a CDS encoding ATP-dependent Clp protease proteolytic subunit, with product MSNLEELSSLMESATQRKLFDQRLIVLSEAITSKSAKKIIEQLLALEAEDPAKDIWIFLNSPGGEVNSGFGIYDTIRFIRPEVKIIVTGLAASIATVILLAAETKHRYSLPNARLLIHQPLIGGNIQGQASDIEIHAKEILRTREKIAELYNKETKQPLDRVRKDIERDYWMTAQEAQEYGLVNRIITSWNEVR